The genomic interval GCCATGCAATGTGATCCCCACTGTTCGGACTATAAAGCCTGCACTCCTGCCTGTGCGGTGGAGACCTGTGATAACTTCCTCGATCAGGGAATCGCGGAGCGCATGTGCAACCGGGAGAACTGCCTCGAGGGATGTCACATCAAGCCGTGTGAGGATGGATTCATTTACCTAAACGACACCTACCGCGATTGTGTGCCCAAAGCCGAGTGCAAGCCAGTGTGTATGGTGAGAGATGGAATGACATTCTACGAAGGTGACATTACCTTTACGGATTCATGTGCCACCTGTCGGTGCTCCAAGCGCAAGGAGATTTGCAGCGGTGTAAAGTGTGATGTTCCTGTAACGACAGGACATCCGGCTCCACTCGTTGAGGGCACGACTCTACCAACGCCTCTGGCTACTCAAAATCAGACCAAGTGCGTCAAGGGGTGGACTCGATGGTGCGACAAGGATCGGGATACATCGGACAAGAGTGTGCGGCTAAATGATGAGGAGAAGGTGCCACGCTACGATAGAATGGAAAATGTCTACGGCACATGCCTCAAGCAATATATGACCAAGGTGGAGTGCCGGGTTAAGGATACCCACGAGGCACCGGAGCAAATGGACGAGAATGTGGTTTGCAGTCTGGAAGAGGGTCTTCGGTGTATTGGAAAATGTCACGATTATGAACTGCGCGCCTTTTGCCAGTGCGATGAGGAACTAGAGCCCGAAGTGCCCAAGCCCACTGAAAAGCCACAACTTGGTCTGGCCTGCGATGCTGCCGTTGTGGAGTACAAGGAATTCCCAGGAGATTGCCACAAGTTCTTGCATTGCCAGCCCAAGGGAGTTGAGGGCGGTTGGATCTACGTGGAAAAAACCTGCGGGGAGTACATGATGTTTAATCCGACCATGTTGATTTGTGATCATATTGCAACCGTAACGGAGATCAAGCCAAACTGTGGCTTGAAACCCGAACCAGAACCGGAATTTGAGCCCATCAAGCAATGTCCACCCGGCAAAATAAAGTCAGAGTGTGCCAATCAGTGTGAACACACGTGTCATTACTATGGCAGCATCCTGAAGAAGAGAGGTCTCTGTCAGGTCGGCGAACACTGTAAGCCTGGTTGCGTGGACGAGCTGCGACCAGATTGCCCCAAGCTTGGAAAGTTTTGGCGAGATGAGGACACTTGCGTTCATGCTGATGAATGTCCTTGCATGGACAAGGCGGAACACTACGTTCAGCCGCACAAACCCGTGCTTGGAGAGTTTGAGGTGTGTCAGTGCATCGACAATGCCTTCACCTGTGTGTCCAATAAACCAGAACCAGTTCCCGAGAAAGGAGGTACGTGGCTTGTTGAACTCATTAATCTGACATACATAAtatattttctcttttttattttagatGACGAAGATGATCCGATACCTCTGGTTCCAATTTACCCTGTTACCCTAACACCACCTCTACAATGTTCTCCAGAGCGGTAGGAAATCTTTATCCCATCATAACTAAAAGTCGATTGATGTCGAACTTTTTTTGTTTAGCCTCATTCCCAAGATTGAAAACCATGCACATTCACTGCCCGATAGCATTTTCAATGCCAGTTCTCAGTTGGCGCCCGAACATGGCCCGAAAATGGCTCGTCTGACCAAGGAACAACCGAGGGGCAGCTGGTCACCTAGCATTAACGATCAGATGCAGTATCTGGAACTAAACTTTGCAAAGCCAGAGCCATTCTATGGCGTGGTTATGGCTGGTAGCCCGGAGTTCGATAACTACGTTACTCTTTTCAAGGTAAGAACTTGTTAGTCCTTActtttgaatttttcattaatttgtTACTGCAGATCCTTCACAGTCATGATGGAATCGCCTACCATTACCTGGTGGACGAAACGGAGAAGCCCCAAATGTTCAATGGCCCCCTGGATTCAAGGGCTCCAGTCCAGACTCTATTTAAGATCCCCGTTGAAGCAAGTTCCCTTCGCATTTATCCCCTTAAATGGCATGGCTCTATCGCCATGCGTGTGGAGCTCCTGATCTGTGGAGATAAGGAAGAGCCTAAGCCAGTGCCCACAGTTCCAACAATTCCACCCATCACTGAGCGGCCAGCTCGATTGGTAGATCTGGAATGCATTGATCTCATGGGCGTGGATGAGGGTAAAATGTACCAGGATCAAGTTCAATCGAGCAGTTTGTGGCAGCAACCCAATTTGGGAAAGAAATCACAGCTTCTGGAGTTGCTAAAGCTATCGACACCACTAGCTTGGCGCCCCTTGGCAAATAGTCAAAACGAGTTCATTGAGTTTGATTTCTTAGAGCCACGAAATATATCTGGATTTGTAACCAAGGGTGGTCCAGATGGATGGGTCACTGGCTACAAGGTGATGTTCTCGAAGAAGAAACCCACTTGGAATACAGTTCTCTCAACCGAAGGACAGCCACGCATCTTCGAGGCAAACCACGATGCTGAAACTGAGCGCAGACATCATTTTAAGAATCCCATACTAACGCAGTACATTAAAATTGTGCCGGCTTACTGGGAGAAGAACATCAATATGCGAATCGAACCACTCGGATGCTTCTTACCATATCGTAAGTTTTTAGTTTCTTTATAATCCCTTACCCCAATGTAACCTTATATATTATTCAAAGCTGAAATACAACGTCAAGTGCCCGTTGAGGAGAGCAAGCCCACCAAGTGCAATATTTGCGATGGTGTGTCGACCTCCAGTTCGACTACTGGATGTCAGTGCCAGGATCAACTCTTCTGGGATGGCAATACCTGTGTTCAACACAATCTCTGTCCTTGCATAGAGAACTATGTGAGTTATCCGATAGGTAGCAAATTTGAGAACTCAGCTTGCGAGGATTGCGTCTGCGTGCTCGGCGGTCATAAGAATTGCAAACCCAAAAAGTGCCCGCCATGTCTGGGCGGTAAATTGCGTCCAGTAATTACCAGCGACTGTTTCTGCAAGTGCGAACCCTGTCCCAAACACCAAAGATTGTGCCCGTCCAGCGGAGATTGTATACCCGAAATTCTGTGGTGCAATGGTGTTCAGGATTGTGCCGATGATGAGGATGCCAGTTGCAGTGATTCATTCACTGTTGAGCCTGACGTCAGCCGAGAAAAGAATGAGAGTGagtcaaataaaaaattactgATTCCTTATATGGAatattaaattgttttgttaCAGCTGAAGTCATTACATGCCCCGTCCCCGTTTGTCCGCCTCAAATGAAAATTAGGATTACGGAGAAGAAGTCTAGAAAGATGTCAAAGATGTTCACCTTTTCGAAGCAGGTGTCAATAGTGGACGATGGAACGACTATTACAAAAACCAAGTTCATATCGTCCAAGGAACAAATTCTGGCTATGCCCAACCGGGAATTGGACTTCCAACTGGAAGAGCAATGCGATGAGTTCACTTGTGTGCCTATTCCCAGCAAGCAAGTGGACAAAAACGAGACTGTCACCTGCACGGAACCAAAGTGTCCTGAGAAATACGACGTGGAATTGGATATGAGTGCGTCCAAAGTGGGAGACTGCCTGAGATACACCTGCGTTCTTCGACCCAACAAAGATGACGTGTGTGAAATCAGTGGCAAGAGCTTTACCACCTTTGATGGAACTGTTTTCAAATACGGACCTTGCAGCCACATCCTGGCCAGAGATATTCATAAGAGTAGTTGGTCAATATCGGGTAAGATATATAATTTTACGTTAAGGCACTGTACTTATTGTCATTATTTCTTCTTGATCCTTAGTCCATCAGCAGTGTAGCGATGAGACACGCAAAGTCTGTCACAAGGTGATCACCATTCAAGACACCGAGGCTGGCAATGAGTTGATCCTTTTGCCTCATCTGAAACTCAAGTTTAATGGCTACGAGTTTACAGTGCAGCAATTGATAAATTCGCCCATTTGCAAGGCTTCATTCGTTGTTTCCCAGCCGGGCAAGACTCTCCTGGCCGTGTCCACCAAATATGGCTTCTGGGTACAGCTCGATGACATTGGAATCGTCAAAGTGGGCATATCATCCAAGTTTATTCGCACCGTCGATGGTTTGTGTGGCTACTACAATGGAAACCCAAAGGATGACAAGAGATCACCAGATGGTCAGATTATTCCAAATACCGAAAAGTTCGGCGACAGTTGGTATGATAAGCGGATACCCAAAGACCAATGCGGAGATCTTAAGTGTCCCAGGGAGATGCAGGCAAAGGCCTTGCAGCTGTGTAACATCATTCAGTAAGTATTCAGAGAATAATTCCCTgcaatacaaaatacaaaagaaTTGATATATTATCCTTTTTTACAGCCATCCAACCTTTGCTCGTTGCCACAAGGCAGTTAACTACAAGCAATTCCTTAACAATTACTGTCTCGAAGCTGCCTGCAATTGCATGATGGCCAACAATGGAGATCCTGCCGCCTGCAAGTGTAACATCTTGGAGAGCTTCGTCAAAAAGTGTCTTAGTGTAAACCCACTTGTTCAATTGACTACATGGAGAGCCGTGGCCCAGTGCGAGATCAATTGTCCCTCGCCCTTGGTTCACACCGACTGTTACAAGAGACGTTGTGAGCCATCCTGCGATAATGTTCACGGAGACGACTGCCCAGTGCTTCCGGATGCCTGCTTCCCGGGATGTTATTGTCCCGAGGGAACTGTCCGTAAGGGTCCCAACTGCGTGCCCATATCCGAGTGCAAGGACTGTGTGTGCAACTCATTGGGCGCCTCCAAGTACATGACATACGACCGGAAGAGTTTTAGCTTTAATGGAAACTGCACCTATCTGCTGTCACGCGATGTCGTCCTCCCTGGTGTCCACACATTCCAGGTGTATGTTAGCATGGATGACTGTAAGAAACTGGGACAGCCCACTCCAGTGGAAGGCGGCAGCTGCGCTAAGTCCCTGCACATTCTCAACGGTGACCATGTTATTCATGTTCAGCGCGTTCCACAGAAACCCAAATCCCTGCAGGTCCTGGTCGATGGATTCGAGGTTAAGAAAATACCATACAAAGATAGTTGGATTAGCCTTCGGCAAGTGGTAGGCAAGGAGCTGGTGCTCTCCCTCCCGGAATCCCATGTGGAATTGACTGCCTCCTTTGAAGACCTGATATTCTCCTTGGGCGTACCAAGTATCAAATATGGAAGCAAGATGGAGGGACTTTGCGGCGATTGTAATGGCAATGCAGCCAACGATCTTCAGCCCAATCCGGCTAAAAAGAAAGCAGGAGTGGATGTGATCCAAAGCTGGCAGGCGGATGAGCCCAAGCTGGGATTGGTTCAAGAGTGTCTTAGTGAGGATGTGCCCAAGGAGCACTGCATACCCCTACCGCCAGAGAAGGATCCCTGTTTGCAGTTCTACAATGCTGAGCTATTTGGCAAGTGTCCTTTGGCTGTGGATCCCATTGCCTATGTCTCCGCCTGTCAGCAGGACATCTGCAAGCCCGGAAACACCCAGCAAGGAATCTGCGTGGCTCTGGCCGCTTATGCCAAGGAGTGTAACCAGCACGGCATATGCACCAATTGGAGAAGACCTCAACTGTGTCCTTACGAATGCCCCAGCGATATGGTTTACGAGCCATGCGGCTGTGCTAAGAATTGCGATACCATCAAAGCTTTATCCGAATTTGATGCAGTGAGTCTCAAAAACGAGGCAGTAGTGCATACCGTTAAGACTGATGAAATGTGCTTGAGCTCGGAGCGATTTGAGGGCTGCTTCTGTCCCCCTGGAAAGGTAATGGATGGTGGAAAGTGTGTGCCCGAAATAGCGTGCACAAAGTGCGATGATGGACTCCACTTGCCTGACGAGAAATGGAGGAAGGATAAGTGCACCGAGTGTCAGTGTGATTCTAAAGGAAAGACCTCGTGTGTGGAAAAGAAGTGCCAGGTGGAGGAGAATATCTGCGCCGAAGGCTATAGACCTGAGACCATAGTCAGCGTGGATGAGTGCTGTCCCAGGTATCGATGTGTCCCGGAGACGAAGAACCCATCCAAACTGTGCCTTGCCCCTCTGGTGCCCATTTGCGGTCCTGGACAATTTAAGAAGGAGAAGAAGGATGTCAATGGATGTTCGCAGTACATATGCGGTAAGGTCTTAAAGATCCCCTATTTATAAAGTGTTTATTTAACCTTAATATTCCTTAGAGTGCATACCGAAGGACCAGTGCGAAATTATTGAGCTGCGTGAGCTGCTGCCAGGCGAGATCATTGTAAAGGTAGAAGAAGGCTGCTGCCCCACTCAGAAGATTGAGTGTAAGCCGGAGACTTGCCCGAAGGCGCCTGTTAACTGTCAAGAACGATTCTACGAAGTAAAGACCATTAAGGAGCCAGGAATGTGTTGCTCCAAGCACTCCTGTGGTAAGAAAAATATCGTCGGTATTGGAAATTCGCTTTTACAAAATACTTACTTCACTTTCAGTACCTCCCAAGGATCTGTGCATTGTTCAGTATGAGCTCGACGAAGCCACAAAGTTCACCAAGCCAGTGGGTGACAAGTGGACCCATGCCAAGGAGGTTTGCAAGCAGGAGACATGTTCCTATGGTCCGGATGGCAATGCCCAGGTGGTCAGCACTTTGGAACAGTGTCTCACTGACTGTGCCCCAGGATTCAGCTACCAGAACTTGGACAAAACCAAATGCTGTGGCAAGTGCGTCCAGACTTCGTGCATCTTTGAGCAAAAACTGTACGAAGTTAACGCAATTTGGAGGTCGGCGGACAATTGCACAACCTACAGTTGCCTGAAGAAGGATGGTCAGTTTTTGGTTACCACCTCGAAAGAAGTATGTCCGGATGTGGGCAGTTGCCTGTCCCATCTGTTGTACCAAGATGGCTGCTGCAAGCGATGCAAGTCGGAGCCACTGGTGGAGGACAAATGTGAGTAAAGTCCTATTTCCTAAGCCCGGTCCGTCTTAATTCCTTGTTCTTTGCAGCATCATGTTTGCCTGTTTCCTTGGCCGAGTCGCGTACAAAGGAGATTATCAAGTTCCCTGTGCAAGGACATGGAATATGTGTGAATGCCGATCCCATTCAGGGCTTCACCGACTGCGAGGGTGCCTGCTCCTCTGGTTCCAAGTACAATACACTCACGGACATGCACGAGAAGTTCTGTACTTGCTGCAGCATAAAATCCTATCATCCGATTTCTGTGAAAATGATTTGCGAAGATGGCCACACATTTACACAGAAGGTTTGTCACATTTTCTATTTAATTCCCATTAAGTATCTAATGATATACTTATTCCAGCACGAGGTGCCCTCCAACTGCGGATGCTCGCCGTGCTCAGAGTTCTCAGACTCTGCAATCGATGTGCGAATGCAGCCGGATGCGCCGTCTCCACTACTTCAGTTACTCGGCAGCCATAGgcattaataaattattggTTGCCTGAGAAAGTCATTTTGGTAGTTTTAAGAATGTCgagcataaaaaataaaatttaaaaaaaaatgtaattcgttttgatttgatttgaaataagaTGTTTTTATTCATACAACAAAACTCTAATTGTAACTCAACGTTAGCGGCAACAAACTTTTGCATACTGATCGGGTTTTTACATATACACGCAAATACGAAagaatattttacaaatattctacattttgtttacattaatcATATTTTCAAGCAAGTAGTATTTTCAAGTAAGTTGATCAACGTGATCAGTAAAGTCTCACCCCTCTTGACAAGCAAATCTTTAATTACCACAAATTAAATATGTCGAGAAATCGCAAAGAAGTTCAGAATTTCATAATTGAAAAAAAGCATTgtatttatacaaaatatacgtaacattttaataacatttgtAACATATACTAAATATATTCATAAATTCATATATACATGATGTTGGGGATATAACAATTCAAGAAATTCGTTCTGGGCTCCCTACTTTTCTAGATACTAGAAGATATTTGGCGAACAGGATAATGATTATAcaaagtaaaaatataaatgtagATTACAGATAATTGAGGCTAATTCTaagcaaataaacattttgatATTACAGCtaaaaaatggaatttttggGAATTACTTCTAATTTTGTATGGGAACAGAGGACATGGGGATCAtggaataatttaaatatcctTGGTGGCTAAAGCTATTTTGTGCCCGGGCGAAGAGACGTTGTTGGTGGTGGCATTGGCCAACCAGCAGGCACTGCCTCAGACGGACTTGATGAGGCGATCCTGCCGCTCGAAGAGTTTCGTCTTGTTGGCCAGCGTCTCAGCGGCGGTGGCAATAACACCACTGGTGGCAGCCATGGCGGCGGATGTGGCACTGGCCAGCCGCTCCTGCATCACGGCAGTTAAACACTCCCGGAATCCCAGCAGGAACTCATCCGCATTCTCACGGTTGAAGCACATGGGCGGCTTTAGCTTGATCACGTTATCGTTGGGACCGTCGGAGGAGACAAGCACCCTGTGAAGCTGCTTCATCCGGTTGACCACCCAGTGGGCAGCCTTCTTGTCGGGAATGCGCTCCTTCCGATCCTGAACCATCTCGATGCCCACAAAAAGTCCAGCGCCTCGCACATCGCCAATGCACTCGAATTCCTGCTTCAGACGATTGCACTCCTCCAAAAGATAATCACCTAGAACAAGAGCCTTCTGTTGCAGACCCTCCTCCTCGATCACGCGCATCACTGCATTGGCGATCGCACAGGAGACCGGATTGCCGCCATAAGTGTTAAAGTAGGCCACTCCGGTGGCATGGAAGGCCTGAGCGATTTCCGGAGTGGTGACCACCGCACCCACCGGATGACCATTGCCCATGGGCTTGGCCACACACACGATGTCGGGGATTACGTTTTGGGTCTCGAATGCCCAGTAGTGGCTTCCCACGCGTCCAAATCCCACCTGAACCTCGTCAGCTATGCACACTCCTCCGGCAGAGCGTACAGCATCGTAGACTGCCTGGAAGTATCCAGCTGGTGGCAGAATCTGGCCACCGCAACTCTGCAGACTCTCGGCGATGAAGGCGGCGACGCCCTGGCCCTTGGCCAACTGCTTCTGGCAGATCTCCTCAATGGGCTGAGCATACAGGGCACCCATGTCAGCATCCGGATACATCTTATCCGTGAACTTTCCGCCATAAACGTCCGGGCAGGGAGCCACATGCACGTAGTCGGGCTTGGCCTCGCCGCCGGGCTGGTTGAATTTGTATGGAGACACCTCCATCACCGACTGTAGATGACCATGATAGGCACTGTAACGTAATAAAAGAAATTAGCATACTTTTTCATCActgtttaaaataaatactaaGCAAGCtaaaatcatttttcaaaGCAAATGGAATCTCTAGAATGAAACATAAGAAACTTACTGGTCGAGAGTGATAACATCCTGACGCTTAGTAAAGTTGCGGGCCAGTCGCAGGGCCAGGTCATTAGCCTCGGATCCGGAATTGACGAAGAAGCAAACGGACAGAGGCTCCGGCATTTTGCTGGTCAACGTGCGAGCACACTGGACCAATTCGTCGTGGAGGAAGCGGTTGTTCGTCGAGATGGTGGCCATCTGCAGGGCTCCAGCTCGCACCACCTCGGGATGGCAATGACCCACTGCAAAGATTAAGGTAACATTTATGATTAATGTATAGTTTTTAACTTATAATCTCaataaatgaattttaattgttatcaagtaataataaaagtaaaataaataactatATTGTACATATAACTGAATACCAGCCCTCCTCTAAAACTAATCAAACTGCTAACTCACGATGAtgaaaaaaacccaaaaataaagcTTTCAATTAGCGCCACTGACCCAACGATTATAAGATCAAATTTATAGATCATCCAAATAGTGATAATTTTGTATTGAGGGCGTGACTAAAAATAAGCAAGTCGCGCACGTGATTTTCCCCGAGCCATTTGCTTGCCCGATTGTTTGAGCATATAAGCAGGCCAATCTGGCACGATGCCGAAAATAAAACGCTTTCAGACAGGCCCGTATCCATTGGGCTCGGCGTCGCCATCCGTAAGTGTATCGCTATTCCGTAGGCCCCGACGGATGGGCGATAAGCCCCGGACCCGGACCACTCCGCTCCCGTCGACGGCGACAGATTGCGACGTTTGGGGGTCAACTGCTCGTTCCGATTGCGTTTCTAATTCCGTCCCCTACACTCGCATTAGAAACATTTGGACTTGGACTCGCACGCCTCCGATAAGACGTAGTGCTCTGCGAGGCAGGTATCACGTGAAGTTCACGCGATGCCTTCACGTTTCTAGTTTTCATATCAGTGGCATGAAATTATATGGCGTATAATAGGCTGTTTCTGTTTCGTACGCTTGCTGATTAGGTTTGCAATGATCGAAGTGACCATGGGGGAGTCTCTGCACTTTGGTTTATAATTATGCCGAGGGGACAGAAGTACAGTTGTGCTGCGGAAAACTAACATTTTTAGAAACTTTTGTGAAGGAGCGTTACTAAGTATATATCTTCATCACTAGCTATATTGAAAATCTTTAGTTAGAGCTCGATCTAGATCGTATacttaatattatgaatattaTTACTATGCTTTTCAGCTTCTATAATTCTTATAACGCCCACCCACTTATTTTCCTCTTTCGCGATCAGCAAATTTTCCTAGTTTTTCGCGACATTGTCGACAATCTACAAGTGGTCGCGTTGACATGCTTACACATCCACTTCCACTTGCTCTTCTCTTTATATCGGCTGTTTGTCCGACTTTTCACAGCCCGCAGGCCGCTGGCTCGGGGTGTTTTTCCGACTATCTGCTCAGAATTTTCCACTCGCAATGTGTGCTGAGTGGCACAGCTGATTGCTCAGATCTCGTCGGGTTGGGGCACTACGAGCACAAATATTGAAAAACTAGACTACGTACGGACATATGGGCTGCACGACTGTACGCCCTGTGTGCTCAGCCCGGTGcagccccgcccccttttccgGACTGTGCCCGAGCGCCTATCTCGAGTACATTTCCACTCGCACGAGACGTTCACATGTTGCGGGCTGTCGGACACCCGGAGCGGAAAAAGTAGCACGAGATTACGAGGAACGTGGTTCTAGTTTCATAACAACTTGTTATTCAGATCGTCAGATCGTCCACACGTGCCCCCGCCACCTTATCATGGTTAGAGTGCTCCATGTTTGCTTGAGGACTGATTTCACACTTTGTTATTGATGACTTATGGGCATAGCCGTAAGTTACGTGCCTCTGCACGGACCCAATACTACGTTCTGAATGTGAAGGGGCAAACTATCAGTCGTATGATGATCGTAAGACTTG from Drosophila mauritiana strain mau12 chromosome 3L, ASM438214v1, whole genome shotgun sequence carries:
- the LOC117139496 gene encoding hemocytin isoform X2 gives rise to the protein MANKVILVALCLFFISSVLTEDGDIIITDDDDEVINPLLQAAPEVVDKENERNERHISFNILKAPAVSARYTYGGSGGGGGGYGGGYGVGGGGGGGYGGIKTSHAAGGLLTKTLGFLGMSGKGQGNFYGGGGPLLAAFGKCSALQLPSNVQSECHNGRCKVFCPTGYSFAQDVSVLEMFCSNDGWIIGNSVFGEVPPCQAQCTPQCQNNGICISAGVCQCPENYYGPLCQQKKSICASFPKAPKNSKVSCKNNMCHAECMRGFQFPDGSGITNIECRNGQWVHTKTGLSKTPDCAPTCAPACQNGGQCISFNVCQCSKMFRGNHCQYNIDRCNVTNTNFNGNYKCAYEMDDARCTFSCPQVPGLKIQGRIDIEYKCSYLQGQYLPAPLPKCIFPPGYTVRSTSSMQGVTHQNGVYHRGMSGEMAYELQTERQKLLALLAKYRDLERRSEWWSSEETVVTMSSYSLYQSNNLDIVIDKTPRPALCTTWGGINMKTFDGLVFKAPLSCSHTLITDKVSGTFDIILKACPYGSGYGCAHTLKILWQSVLYTFENLNGTMQLTTPIKKLPMPVQVMGMKVMPVAQHVQIDLESVGLKLDWDHRQYVSVQAGPQMWGKVGGLCGTLDGDSNTDLTSRTGKKLATVKAFADAWRVEDRSELCQVENSAEMEFGMDSCEQSKLQKAVSVCERLLANEKLGDCIKPFNYDALIRTCMADYCNCANREHPESCNCDAIAMLAKECAFKGIKLEHGWRNLEICPISCGFGRVYQACGPNVEPTCDSDLALPASKGACNEGCFCPEGTVQYKEACITRELCPCSLRGKEFKPESTVKKNCNTCTCKNGQWRCTEDKCGARCGAVGDPHYQTFDGKRYDFMGKCSYHLLKTQNTSVEAENVACSGAVSESMNFVAPDDPSCTKAVTIRFILRDGTPSVIKLDQGLTTIVNDKPIAKLPKMLGLGEVLIRRASSTFLTVEFADGIRVWWDGVSRVYIDAPPSLRGQTQGLCGTFNSNTQDDFLTPEGDVETAVEPFADKWRTKDTCQFKAETHQGPHPCTLNPEKKAQAEKFCDWILQDIFQDCHFLVEPEQFYEDCLYDTCACKDEMSKCFCPILSAYGTECMRQGVKTGWRMSVKECAVKCPLGQVFDECGDGCALSCDDLPSKASCKRECVEGCRCPHGEYVNEDGECVPKKMCHCNFDGMSFRPGYKEVRPGEKFLDLCTCTDGVWDCQDAEPGDKDKYPPSSELRSKCAKQPYAEFTKCAPKEPKTCKNMDKYVADSLDCLPGCVCMEGYVYDTSRLACVLPGNCSCHHAGKSYDDGEKIKEDCNLCECRAGNWKCSKNGCESTCSVWGDSHFTTFDGHDFDFQGACDYVLAKGVFDNGDGFSITIQNVLCGTMGVTCSKSLEIALTGHAEESLLLSADSAYSTDPNKTPIKKLRDSVNSKGHNAFHIYKAGVFVVVEVIPLKLQVKWDEGTRVYVKLGNEWRQKVSGLCGNYNGNSLDDMQTPSMGLETSPMLFGHAWKLQPHCSAPVAPIDACKKHPERETWAQLKCGALKSDLFKECHAEVPLERFWKRCIFDTCACDQGGDCECLCTAMAAYADACAQKGINIRWRSQHFCPMQCDPHCSDYKACTPACAVETCDNFLDQGIAERMCNRENCLEGCHIKPCEDGFIYLNDTYRDCVPKAECKPVCMVRDGMTFYEGDITFTDSCATCRCSKRKEICSGVKCDVPVTTGHPAPLVEGTTLPTPLATQNQTKCVKGWTRWCDKDRDTSDKSVRLNDEEKVPRYDRMENVYGTCLKQYMTKVECRVKDTHEAPEQMDENVVCSLEEGLRCIGKCHDYELRAFCQCDEELEPEVPKPTEKPQLGLACDAAVVEYKEFPGDCHKFLHCQPKGVEGGWIYVEKTCGEYMMFNPTMLICDHIATVTEIKPNCGLKPEPEPEFEPIKQCPPGKIKSECANQCEHTCHYYGSILKKRGLCQVGEHCKPGCVDELRPDCPKLGKFWRDEDTCVHADECPCMDKAEHYVQPHKPVLGEFEVCQCIDNAFTCVSNKPEPVPEKGDDEDDPIPLVPIYPVTLTPPLQCSPERLIPKIENHAHSLPDSIFNASSQLAPEHGPKMARLTKEQPRGSWSPSINDQMQYLELNFAKPEPFYGVVMAGSPEFDNYVTLFKILHSHDGIAYHYLVDETEKPQMFNGPLDSRAPVQTLFKIPVEASSLRIYPLKWHGSIAMRVELLICGDKEEPKPVPTVPTIPPITERPARLVDLECIDLMGVDEGKMYQDQVQSSSLWQQPNLGKKSQLLELLKLSTPLAWRPLANSQNEFIEFDFLEPRNISGFVTKGGPDGWVTGYKVMFSKKKPTWNTVLSTEGQPRIFEANHDAETERRHHFKNPILTQYIKIVPAYWEKNINMRIEPLGCFLPYPEIQRQVPVEESKPTKCNICDGVSTSSSTTGCQCQDQLFWDGNTCVQHNLCPCIENYVSYPIGSKFENSACEDCVCVLGGHKNCKPKKCPPCLGGKLRPVITSDCFCKCEPCPKHQRLCPSSGDCIPEILWCNGVQDCADDEDASCSDSFTVEPDVSREKNETEVITCPVPVCPPQMKIRITEKKSRKMSKMFTFSKQVSIVDDGTTITKTKFISSKEQILAMPNRELDFQLEEQCDEFTCVPIPSKQVDKNETVTCTEPKCPEKYDVELDMSASKVGDCLRYTCVLRPNKDDVCEISGKSFTTFDGTVFKYGPCSHILARDIHKSSWSISVHQQCSDETRKVCHKVITIQDTEAGNELILLPHLKLKFNGYEFTVQQLINSPICKASFVVSQPGKTLLAVSTKYGFWVQLDDIGIVKVGISSKFIRTVDGLCGYYNGNPKDDKRSPDGQIIPNTEKFGDSWYDKRIPKDQCGDLKCPREMQAKALQLCNIIHHPTFARCHKAVNYKQFLNNYCLEAACNCMMANNGDPAACKCNILESFVKKCLSVNPLVQLTTWRAVAQCEINCPSPLVHTDCYKRRCEPSCDNVHGDDCPVLPDACFPGCYCPEGTVRKGPNCVPISECKDCVCNSLGASKYMTYDRKSFSFNGNCTYLLSRDVVLPGVHTFQVYVSMDDCKKLGQPTPVEGGSCAKSLHILNGDHVIHVQRVPQKPKSLQVLVDGFEVKKIPYKDSWISLRQVVGKELVLSLPESHVELTASFEDLIFSLGVPSIKYGSKMEGLCGDCNGNAANDLQPNPAKKKAGVDVIQSWQADEPKLGLVQECLSEDVPKEHCIPLPPEKDPCLQFYNAELFGKCPLAVDPIAYVSACQQDICKPGNTQQGICVALAAYAKECNQHGICTNWRRPQLCPYECPSDMVYEPCGCAKNCDTIKALSEFDAVSLKNEAVVHTVKTDEMCLSSERFEGCFCPPGKVMDGGKCVPEIACTKCDDGLHLPDEKWRKDKCTECQCDSKGKTSCVEKKCQVEENICAEGYRPETIVSVDECCPRYRCVPETKNPSKLCLAPLVPICGPGQFKKEKKDVNGCSQYICECIPKDQCEIIELRELLPGEIIVKVEEGCCPTQKIECKPETCPKAPVNCQERFYEVKTIKEPGMCCSKHSCVPPKDLCIVQYELDEATKFTKPVGDKWTHAKEVCKQETCSYGPDGNAQVVSTLEQCLTDCAPGFSYQNLDKTKCCGKCVQTSCIFEQKLYEVNAIWRSADNCTTYSCLKKDGQFLVTTSKEVCPDVGSCLSHLLYQDGCCKRCKSEPLVEDKSSCLPVSLAESRTKEIIKFPVQGHGICVNADPIQGFTDCEGACSSGSKYNTLTDMHEKFCTCCSIKSYHPISVKMICEDGHTFTQKHEVPSNCGCSPCSEFSDSAIDVRMQPDAPSPLLQLLGSHRH